In a single window of the Vitis vinifera cultivar Pinot Noir 40024 chromosome 6, ASM3070453v1 genome:
- the LOC109122770 gene encoding uncharacterized protein LOC109122770: MGETAEIFGREANLNFDLTRPPLVDTPDGFLHEWWGIFYDMFRSRMAANEERDDGSSLSRQHEMNGKLQNPAISADPGCTLQPIGAGGVTSVVQSTDISGLRDVP, encoded by the exons ATGGGCGAGACGGCAGAAATCTTCGGGAGAGAAGCCAATCTGAACTTCGATCTTACCCGGCCTCCAC TTGTAGATACTCCTGATGGTTTTCTCCATGAGTGGTGGGGGATATTTTATGATATGTTCCGTTCACGGATGGCGGCTAATGAAGAGCGTGACGATGGCTCCTCCTTGTCAAGACAGCATGAGATGAATGGAAAGCTTCAGAACCCGGCTATTAGTGCTGATCCAG GTTGTACACTACAGCCAATAGGAGCAGGGGGAGTGACAAGCGTAGTTCAATCCACGGATATCAGTGGGCTCAGAGATGTTCCTTAA